A window of Acidimicrobiales bacterium genomic DNA:
TTCACGCTCGTGGGAGGGGCGGCCGTCTCCGTCCTGGCCGCGCTGACGGGGTTCTGGGACTGGCTGAGATCCACCGAGAAGGGGACCCAGGCCCGCCGCACGGTGAATGCCCACGCGTGGACCATGGTCACGGTCACGGTCCTGGTGCTCACAGCCATCGGCCTCCGGCTGTTCGCCTTGGACGACGACAGCCACACCAGCGCCGCCATCCTGGCGTTGAGTCTCGTCGTAGCGGGTCTGACCGCACTGGGCGGCACCATCGGCGGTTCGTTGGCGTACGACTACGGGTTCAACGTCGAGACGGCCGGCGACCACCCCGTGTGGCACCCCTCGGAGGACGACGTCTTCCCAGGAGGTCACCGTTGACGGCTGCGCCGAGCGCGCCGCCGCGCCGCGCCGTCGTCGAGCCGAGCATCAGAACCGCCCGGGCGTGGGTACAAAGATCCGTCAGGACGACCGCGAAGGGAGCATCGATGGCGAAGGTCGCGAAGAAGGACCTCCCGGGAACGATCCAGCGCTCACCAGCGAAGGCCCGGCGCACGTACGCGAAGACGCTCGAGTCCGCCCACGAGCAGTACGGGTCCGAGGAGCGCGCCCACCGGACGGCCCTGGCGTCCCTCAAGCACAGCTTCGAGAAGGTCGGGGACCACTGGGCGCCCAAGAAGCGCAAGGGGCCCTCGGACGACCGGGCGGCGCGTGGCGGTGTCCGTGGCGGCGAGTCGGCCGGCGGGGTGGATGTGAGGGGTCACTCGAAGCAGGAGCTGTACGACCGGGCCAAGAAGCTCGGCGTCAAGGGCCGCTCGTCGATGACGAAGCTCGAGCTCGGCCAGGCCATCGCCCGCAAGCAGGATTGATCGCCGGCAGCCCTTCCGGGTGCGGAAATCGACCGCCAGCGGCGCCAGCGGTGGGTTTCCGCACCCAGAACCGGCAGGGCGGGTTGCCGGAACCGGCGGATCTCCCCGCCCGGCTCGGTGAGTAGCATCCGCCGATGGCAGAGACGATCACCATGGGGGCCGACGGGAAGCTCCGCGTCCCCGACGAACCCGTGATCCCCTACATCGAGGGGGACGGCACGGGCGTC
This region includes:
- a CDS encoding DUF2231 domain-containing protein; amino-acid sequence: MRALSFRPSLTFRGRTFKGLRGWAGKPLHPPLTDVPVGAYILAAAFDVISFLGRDQEWARDFHRAGTFTLVGGAAVSVLAALTGFWDWLRSTEKGTQARRTVNAHAWTMVTVTVLVLTAIGLRLFALDDDSHTSAAILALSLVVAGLTALGGTIGGSLAYDYGFNVETAGDHPVWHPSEDDVFPGGHR
- a CDS encoding ChaB family protein; translated protein: MAKVAKKDLPGTIQRSPAKARRTYAKTLESAHEQYGSEERAHRTALASLKHSFEKVGDHWAPKKRKGPSDDRAARGGVRGGESAGGVDVRGHSKQELYDRAKKLGVKGRSSMTKLELGQAIARKQD